A DNA window from Coffea arabica cultivar ET-39 chromosome 6c, Coffea Arabica ET-39 HiFi, whole genome shotgun sequence contains the following coding sequences:
- the LOC113692091 gene encoding cytochrome c-type biogenesis protein CcmE homolog, mitochondrial-like produces the protein MYSRVASHLLRRLRPAATTTTTFLRHHNYPNSFSTTTTTTFFSKSHPIFSLYPPGHYNLSPNLRFFSTRPARPVRPNRPDIGARARQLQTRRLWTYALTFSCIAGFIVIVLNQFQDQLVFYVTPTDALAKYSQNPSKSKFRLGGLVLEGSLTQIPSSPEMEFVITDLMTDILVKYEGSLPDLFREGHSVVVEGFIRPFPEKEKDEDVSREGSSSSSSIHGKAFMVSEKARSGECYFKATEVLAKHDEKYMPPEVATAIEKNKKVLIQEQQQQQESEGKGAGDGAVGTAKV, from the coding sequence ATGTACTCCCGAGTAGCCTCCCATCTCCTCCGCCGCCTCCGGCCAGCCGCCACGACAACCACTACCTTCCTCCGCCACCACAATTATCCCAACTCTTTtagcaccaccaccaccaccaccttctTCTCGAAATCTCACCCAATATTCTCCCTCTATCCCCCCGGCCACTACAACCTCTCCCCAAACCTCCGCTTCTTCTCCACCAGGCCAGCTCGACCTGTTCGTCCAAACCGACCCGACATCGGAGCCCGAGCCCGACAACTCCAAACCCGCCGGCTATGGACTTATGCCCTGACCTTCAGCTGCATCGCGGGGTTTATAGTCATCGTCCTCAACCAATTTCAAGACCAGCTCGTCTTCTACGTCACCCCAACCGATGCCCTAGCGAAATATTCCCAAAACCCTTCAAAATCCAAGTTCCGCCTTGGCGGGCTCGTTCTGGAGGGCAGTTTGACGCAGATTCCGTCGTCGCCGGAGATGGAGTTCGTGATCACGGACTTAATGACGGATATTTTGGTGAAGTACGAGGGTTCGTTGCCGGATTTGTTCCGGGAAGGGCATTCGGTTGTGGTGGAAGGGTTTATTAGGCCGTTTCCGGAGAAAGAGAAGGATGAAGATGTTTCCAGGGAGggaagtagtagtagtagtagtattcaCGGGAAGGCGTTTATGGTTTCGGAGAAAGCTAGAAGTGGGGAATGTTATTTTAAGGCCACTGAGGTTTTGGCTAAGCATGATGAGAAGTATATGCCTCCAGAAGTGGCGACGGCAATCGAGAAGAATAAGAAGGTTTTGATTCAGGAGCAACAGCAGCAGCAAGAATCTGAGGGGAAAGGAGCTGGAGATGGGGCTGTTGGAACTGCAAAGGTTTAG
- the LOC113693776 gene encoding beta-amyrin 6-beta-monooxygenase-like, whose protein sequence is MEAFYHYFLSVLVVFISISLAFLCHGSESKKYKLPPGASRFPLVGETLHFFLSGPEKFIHHRMKKYSDEVFATSLVGQNMAVICGAAGNKFLLCTANDFVSPWLPDSLLMFFNWVDSPGKSRKDVFSKIRGFHQAVIMRPEALKKYIPIMDSLTRQHLKTDWDPFQVVKVHPASRKITLALACKLVLGLEPEQTQRFSDSFTVSLQGLFSLPINLPGTTYNRALKEIEKLKQEFLNIILKRKKMVLENGEKAGSDILSRTLLDENAHLLSDLEIALYLVSLMMPSYESTSAAITFVLKYLAELPHIYDMVYKEQMEIAKSKDPEELLNWEDVKKMKYSWNVICEAMRLTPPAVGAFREAETDIHFAGVTIPKGWKVLWSPFTTNKNPKYFPEPENFDPTRFEGDEPTPCTFIPFSTGPRMCPGKEYSRFLILVYMHNVVRKYKLQKLIPDEKVLYHGGPYPASGLPMRLQPH, encoded by the exons ATGGAGGCCTTTTACCACTACTTCCTCTCCGTCCTAGTCGTGTTCATTTCCATTTCTCTTGCCTTTCTTTGCCACGGTTCTGAGTCTAAAAAGTACAAACTTCCACCAGGTGCATCTAGATTCCCACTAGTCGGAGAGACACTCCATTTTTTCCTGAGCGGCCCTGAAAAATTTATTCATCATAGAATGAAAAAATACTCTGACGAAGTATTCGCAACTTCGTTGGTCGGACAGAATATGGCTGTAATTTGTGGTGCAGCCGGGAACAAGTTCTTATTATGCACTGCAAACGATTTCGTTAGTCCTTGGCTTCCAGACTCACTATTGATGTTTTTTAATTGGGTGGATTCTCCTGGAAAGTCACGCAAGGATGTATTTTCAAAAATCCGCGGCTTTCATCAAGCAGTAATCATGAGGCCTGAAGCTTTGAAGAAGTACATACCCATCATGGATTCCTTGACAAGGCAACACCTGAAGACTGACTGGGATCCTTTCCAAGTAGTAAAGGTCCATCCAGCATCCCGGAAGATAACACTTGCATTGGCATGTAAATTAGTGCTAGGTCTGGAACCTGAACAAACTCAAAGATTTTCTGACTCTTTCACAGTCTCATTACAAGGTCTGTTCTCATTGCCTATCAATTTGCCCGGCACCACTTATAATCGTGCTTTGAAAGAGATCGAAAAGCTTAAGCAGGAATTCCTGAATATCATTCTAAAGAGGAAAAAGATGGTTTTAGAGAATGGGGAAAAAGCAGGTTCGGACATACTGTCTCGCACGCTGCTGGATGAAAACGCCCATTTGTTGTCCGACTTGGAAATTGCTCTTTATCTTGTAAGTTTGATGATGCCCAGCTATGAATCCACCAGTGCAGCAATCACCTTTGTCTTGAAATATCTCGCAGAGCTTCCCCATATCTATGATATGGTTTATAAGG AACAGATGGAGATTGCCAAGTCTAAAGATCCTGAAGAGCTGCTGAACTGGGAAGACGTTAAGAAAATGAAGTATTCTTGGAATGTGATCTGTGAAGCTATGAGGTTAACACCACCAGCCGTAGGAGCCTTTAGAGAGGCCGAGACTGACATCCATTTTGCGGGTGTCACTATTCCAAAAGGATGGAAA GTGCTTTGGAGCCCATTCACAACAAACAAAAACCCCAAGTACTTTCCtgaaccagaaaattttgatCCTACGAGATTTGAAGGTGACGAACCAACACCATGCACATTTATACCATTTTCAACAGGACCGCGAATGTGCCCAGGAAAGGAGTATTCCAGATTCCTGATACTCGTATACATGCATAATGTTGTGAGAAAGTATAAGCTGCAGAAGTTGATTCCCGACGAGAAGGTCCTATATCATGGCGGCCCTTATCCAGCTAGTGGTCTCCCCATGCGTCTACAACCGCATTAA
- the LOC140008810 gene encoding uncharacterized protein, with protein MDNEESRGVLVIHQESRVPGKVQEAMDKQAKRTFRRLKSPTNNRRPLKELNDNGASVGSPLTVPYLREVYNLSSPNLVFLSETKNRKHVIDRLTRGLRCDSNVTIEAMNKAGGMALLWRQDTNILEVYKTAFTIEAKVEDPDTQVSWWFIGIYASCDPMIRKEQWRVLSNRKTLWRTRYIIAGDFNDILSNDEKWGGVLRQERSFKDFRDFIDHNSLIDIGFEGQPWTWSNHWDNEGEILTRGKRGERRGSTLIKDGSKGRGSNRKEILAHIKDQLKAAYKEGENFWCQKARINWLREGDKNTKYFHSYVKGKRVSNRIRTLQRGNGSWTTNEEEIVTEISDFFKDLFNSGRRGDMSEILDGIPQSITQEMNERLTQAVEEKEIHEALFSMNSKKAPGQDRMTPLFFQRFWSTIKCDVILAIKPSFPQDTCLNQ; from the exons ATGGACAATGAGGAATCTAGAGGAGTGCTTGTAATCCATCAGGAATCACGGGTGCCTGGAAAGGTCCAGGAGGCTATGGACAAACAAGCTAAGAGGACGTTCAGAAGGCTGAAGTCCCCAACCAATAATAGGAGACCTCTGAAAGAGTTGAATGATAATGGAGCAA GTgtggggagccccttgacagttcccTATCTGAGGGAGGTATATAACCTCTCCTCTCCAAACCTAGTTTTCTTGAGTGAGACAAAGAATAGGAAGCATGTGATAGACAGACTGACTAGAGGTTTAAGATGTGATAGTAATGTGACTATTGAAGCTATGAACAAAGCAGGTGGTATGGCTTTGCTTTGGAGACAGGATACTAACATCTTGGAGGTGTATAAAACTGCCTTCACGATTGAAGCGAAGGTAGAAGACCCGGATACTCAGGTTAGCTGGTGGTTTATTGGGATATACGCTAGTTGTGACCCTATGATCAGAAAAGAACAATGGAGGGTCCTAAGTAATAGGAAAACTCTGTGGAGAACTAGATACATAATAGCTGGGGACTTTAATGACATTCTGTCCAATGATGAAAAGTGGGGAGGAGTACTAAGGCAGGAGAGAAGTTTCAAGGACTTTAGAGACTTCATAGATCATAATAGCTTAATAGATATTGGTTTTGAGGGTCAACCTTGGACGTGGAGCAACCATTGGGATAATGAAGGAGAG ATACTGACCCGGggaaagagaggagaaagaagAGGTTCTACTTTGATAAAAGATGGCTCCAAAGGGAGGGGATCCAACAG GAAAGAGATCCTTGCTCACATTAAAGACCAATTGAAAGCAGCTTATAAGGAGGGAGAAAATTTCTGGTGTCAAAAAGCTAGGATCAATTGGCTTAGGGAGGGTGATAAGAATACTAAGTACTTTCACTCCTATGTTAAAGGCAAGAGAGTGAGCAACAGAATCAGGACCTTGCAGAGAGGAAATGGCTCATGGACAACAAATGAGGAGGAGATCGTGACtgagatttcagatttcttcaAGGATTTATTTAACAGTGGGAGGAGGGGGGATATGTCAGAAATTCTAGATGGTATTCCTCAATCCATAACCCAGGAAATGAACGAAAGGCTGACTCAAGCTGTGGAGGAGAAGGAAATTCACGAAGCACTATTTTCTATGAACTCTAAAAAAGCCCCAGGACAAGATAGGATGACCCCATTGTTCTTCCAAAGGTTCTGGAGTACCATCAAGTGTGATGTTATCCTAGCAATCAAGCCTTCTTTTCCTCAGGATACATGCTTAAATCAGTAA
- the LOC140008811 gene encoding uncharacterized protein, which produces MIHSVGNGTLMNLLDVFSIRVAKLENVPSFDIQASVPAQNLYRGRVLYTAYLVLKLDSEPHELGRASASIIFAEDEGHIEITRYFSPQQIVFIGKSPNGNEPGKHPEPHGDGWKEINWVIS; this is translated from the exons ATGATCCACTCTGTTGGAAATGGCACTCTAATGAATCTTCTGG ATGTGTTCAGCATCAGGGTTGCCAAGCTCGAGAATGTTCCCTCGTTTGACATTCAGGCAAGTGTGCCTGCACAGAACCTGTACAGAGGCAGAGTACTCTATACGGCATATCTCGTGTTGAAGCTAGATTCTGAGCCCCATGAACTTGGAAGGGCATCTGCATCGATCATATTTGCTGAAGATGAAGGCCATATCGAAATTACTAGATATTTTTCACCTCAACAAATTGTGTTCATTGGCAAGTCACCAAATGGTAATGAACCGGGTAAACATCCCGAACCCCATGGCGACGGATGGAAGGAAATCAATTGGGTGATTTCATGA